The genome window TGCTCGCGCGTCACCGTACCCACCTTCTGTGTATTGGGCGTGGCACTACCGGACTTGATACCGGCAGCCTTCTTGAGAAGGATGGCGGCGGGCGGCGTCTTGGTGATGAAGTTGAAGCTACGGTCACTATAGACCGTAATCACCACCGGCGTGGGCAAGCCCTGCTCGATATTCTGCGTGGCAGCGTTGAATGCCTTGCAGAACTCCATGATGTTCACGCCATGCTGACCCAGCGCGGGCCCCACGGGCGGACTCGGATTGGCCTGACCGGCCGGAATCTGAAGCTTGATATAGCCTTCGACTTTCTTGGCCATGATTGTTTTCTCCTCTGGGTACCGCCGGGCCTCTCCTCGCCCGAACTAACGCCTCTCGGCTCCCCGGTTCGATGAACACCCCCGAATCCACGACGGAAACGGGGGCGGGACAGCGGGCCTCCTGCCCGCCGCTTCTTGATTCAGGCTTTCTCGACTTGACCGAATTCCAGCTCCACCGGCGTGGACCGGCCAAAAATCAGCACGGCCACCCGCAGACGGCTCTTCTCGTAATTGACCTCTTCCACCACGCCATTAAAGTCGGTGAAGGGACCATCGGTGACGCGGACCATCTCGCCGGGCTCGAACAGAACCTTGGGCTTGGGCTTCTCCGCACCTTCCTGCACCCGATTGAGAATCTGCTCGGCTTCCCGATCGGAAATCGGTGACGGACGATCACTGGAACCGCCAATGAAACCCATGATTTTGGGCACACTCTTCACCAGGTGCCAGGTATCGTCATTGAGCTCCATATGCACCAGGACATAGCCCGGGAAGAACTTCCGCTCACTACGGCGCTTCTGGCCGGAGCGCATCTCAATCACTTCCTCAGTGGGCACCAGGATTTCGCCAAAGAAATCCTCCATGCCGCCGTGACGAACCCGGTCCTCCAGCGAGCGCTTGACCTGGTGCTCAAACCCGGAATAAGCGTGCAAGACATACCACCGCTTGGCCATGATCAACCCCCCGGACTGGTGATATGGCCGGCACCCCAGGCCAGCAGCATGTCAATCAACCAGAGGAAGATGGCCAGCAGGGTCACCATCACCAGGACCGCGATCGTGGTCTGGGTGGTTTCCTGCCGATTGGGCCACACCACCTTGCGCACCTCAAACCAGGAAGTGCGGCCAAAGCCCCATAGCTGACGGCCCTGAGTGGACTGAACCGCCACCAGGGCACCGATAATCATCAGCGCCAACAATCCCAGCCAGCGAACCACCGCGGGCTGATCACCGAAGTAATAGAAGGCAAAGATGCCAGACAAGGCGATGGATGCACCCAAAAGAAGCTTGAGGGTGTCAACACCACTGGTTTGTACTTCCGGTTTCCCGCTCATTCGAAAATAAATCCTTCGAAACGCACGAGCCGACTGACGA of Natronospira proteinivora contains these proteins:
- the rplK gene encoding 50S ribosomal protein L11, with protein sequence MAKKVEGYIKLQIPAGQANPSPPVGPALGQHGVNIMEFCKAFNAATQNIEQGLPTPVVITVYSDRSFNFITKTPPAAILLKKAAGIKSGSATPNTQKVGTVTREQVEEIAKTKMPDLNAFNMDQAVKIIAGSARSMGLEVEGL
- the nusG gene encoding transcription termination/antitermination protein NusG codes for the protein MAKRWYVLHAYSGFEHQVKRSLEDRVRHGGMEDFFGEILVPTEEVIEMRSGQKRRSERKFFPGYVLVHMELNDDTWHLVKSVPKIMGFIGGSSDRPSPISDREAEQILNRVQEGAEKPKPKVLFEPGEMVRVTDGPFTDFNGVVEEVNYEKSRLRVAVLIFGRSTPVELEFGQVEKA
- the secE gene encoding preprotein translocase subunit SecE, producing MSGKPEVQTSGVDTLKLLLGASIALSGIFAFYYFGDQPAVVRWLGLLALMIIGALVAVQSTQGRQLWGFGRTSWFEVRKVVWPNRQETTQTTIAVLVMVTLLAIFLWLIDMLLAWGAGHITSPGG